In Thermoanaerobaculia bacterium, the following proteins share a genomic window:
- a CDS encoding efflux RND transporter periplasmic adaptor subunit, protein MSLASRASALASASPTGKVAEALAAQHASGADQPRLRPELTIRRLVHAGEVSWGVKNPETLKVFNFDEGEWALISLFDGTRTRSEIQADYNAAHPGGGIPLATVLDFEETLRKMELLEQKGAERNLALLEKLRTARQRKAEEKEEGFNIFLIPFHVMDPNELLNKTVRWVRWLWSPPVVTAGIAIFLLTASVFVARFSTIWTQTLELYHFLGKPFWDFVQFFVIMTAIGAVHEFGHAFAIKIYGGDVHDIGFALFYMTPAYYCDSTDAYLFTNRWHRLWVALGGIYVECYICAIATGLWVVSYPDTLVHELAYKTMLYTGVSTVFFNINPMVKTDGYHVLSSFLDLPQLREESFQYVGALIQHYLLRLPVEVPVLSRRKRRIYLIYAPLALAYTAMIMWLIGQLFYNLYGHLSAELAGVLATVTFVWVFRKRARVFTHTLRMFYLDKKEYLVSPKIRRRLLAAAALLLILLALPIFREPVTADVTLAPARLARIEAPQAGFVSRVLARENDPVRPGQPIFGMTSPEVQVAVASASSRAEAYSGAEAVGRAEGDTHAAFVAGEKARAAEASLTAAEGRARLLTVTSPERGRILTPRIQDLEGRFVEKGTLLAEVGSLQALSASIPVSERLIGDVAPGQAVSLHLPSRPYSTVRGEIVSVAPAAASYGSPAAVRASLLPSDVPDRFIAIARFPNSGGDLIPGMAGEARIYTRRRSYLGRAGRVVWHWMRTVVW, encoded by the coding sequence GAGGGGGAGTGGGCGCTCATCTCTCTCTTCGACGGCACCCGCACCCGAAGCGAGATCCAGGCCGATTACAACGCCGCCCATCCGGGCGGGGGCATCCCGCTCGCGACCGTCCTCGACTTCGAGGAGACGCTCCGCAAGATGGAGCTCCTCGAGCAGAAAGGCGCCGAGCGCAACCTCGCGCTCCTGGAGAAGCTCCGGACGGCCCGCCAGCGGAAGGCCGAGGAGAAGGAGGAAGGGTTCAACATCTTCCTCATCCCCTTCCACGTCATGGACCCGAACGAGCTGCTCAACAAGACGGTCCGCTGGGTCCGCTGGCTCTGGAGCCCCCCCGTCGTGACCGCGGGGATCGCGATCTTCCTGCTCACCGCGAGCGTCTTCGTCGCGCGGTTCTCGACGATCTGGACCCAGACGCTCGAGCTGTACCACTTCCTGGGGAAGCCGTTCTGGGATTTCGTGCAGTTTTTCGTGATCATGACCGCGATCGGCGCGGTGCACGAGTTCGGCCACGCCTTCGCGATCAAGATCTACGGCGGCGACGTCCACGACATCGGGTTCGCCCTCTTCTACATGACTCCGGCGTACTACTGCGATTCGACCGACGCCTATCTCTTCACGAACCGGTGGCACCGGCTGTGGGTGGCGCTCGGCGGGATCTACGTCGAGTGCTACATCTGCGCGATCGCGACCGGGCTGTGGGTCGTCTCGTATCCCGACACGCTCGTCCACGAGCTCGCCTACAAGACGATGCTGTACACGGGCGTGTCGACCGTTTTCTTCAACATCAACCCGATGGTCAAGACCGACGGTTACCACGTGCTGTCGAGCTTCCTCGATCTCCCGCAGCTCCGCGAGGAGTCGTTCCAGTACGTCGGGGCGCTCATCCAGCACTACCTGCTGCGCCTCCCGGTCGAGGTCCCCGTGCTCTCGCGGCGCAAGCGCCGGATCTACCTGATCTACGCCCCGCTCGCGCTCGCCTACACGGCGATGATCATGTGGCTGATCGGCCAGCTCTTCTACAACCTGTACGGGCATCTTTCAGCCGAACTCGCCGGAGTCCTGGCGACGGTCACGTTCGTCTGGGTGTTCCGCAAGCGCGCCCGGGTCTTCACCCACACCCTCCGGATGTTCTATCTCGACAAGAAGGAGTACCTCGTGTCGCCGAAAATCCGCCGACGCCTCCTCGCCGCGGCCGCCCTCCTCCTCATCCTCCTCGCGCTCCCGATCTTCCGCGAGCCGGTCACGGCGGACGTGACGCTCGCGCCCGCCCGCCTCGCGCGCATCGAAGCGCCGCAGGCGGGATTCGTCTCTCGCGTCCTCGCGCGGGAGAACGATCCGGTCCGCCCCGGGCAGCCGATCTTCGGCATGACGAGCCCGGAGGTCCAGGTCGCCGTCGCTTCGGCGTCGTCGCGCGCGGAGGCCTATTCGGGAGCCGAGGCGGTCGGGAGAGCGGAAGGCGATACGCATGCGGCGTTCGTCGCCGGGGAGAAGGCGCGCGCCGCCGAGGCGTCGTTGACCGCCGCGGAAGGACGCGCGCGGCTCCTCACGGTCACGAGCCCGGAGCGCGGCAGGATCCTGACTCCGCGGATCCAGGACCTCGAAGGGCGTTTCGTCGAAAAAGGGACGCTCCTGGCCGAGGTCGGGAGCCTGCAGGCGCTGTCGGCCTCGATCCCCGTGTCGGAGCGGCTGATCGGCGACGTCGCGCCGGGACAGGCCGTCTCGCTGCATCTGCCCTCCCGGCCGTATTCCACCGTCCGGGGAGAGATCGTTTCGGTCGCCCCGGCCGCCGCGTCCTACGGATCGCCCGCCGCCGTCCGCGCTTCGCTTCTTCCTTCCGACGTCCCCGACCGGTTCATCGCCATCGCGCGATTCCCGAACTCGGGGGGCGATCTCATCCCGGGGATGGCCGGCGAGGCGCGGATCTACACGCGGCGCCGCTCCTATCTCGGGCGAGCCGGCCGCGTCGTCTGGCACTGGATGAGAACCGTCGTCTGGTAA